The following coding sequences are from one Ancylobacter sp. TS-1 window:
- a CDS encoding ABC transporter permease, which yields MTFPAQANGSPRAVRPSEASFIWRKLSEHRTALWRTASIGLFFLIWEIAGRIPISFAFPTFLETLRAFVTMTLDGSFVAAYAQTLQPLVIGIAISALIGIGLGIVMGLSRFAEWLVAPVFIVVQAAPMAALIPLITFVYGIGLVSKTLAVIMLALPVIALNGYKAVRNANPSLVAMCYSFQGTWWQRITKIIIPDASPVIFAGLRLGLAAGFIGVILAELLITPTGIGDLITYHRSVADYPEMYAAVVSIILVSTLTLAALEAFELRVLRPEKRKS from the coding sequence ATGACCTTCCCGGCGCAGGCGAACGGCTCCCCTCGGGCCGTTCGCCCCTCCGAGGCTTCCTTCATCTGGAGGAAGCTCTCGGAGCACCGCACGGCCCTCTGGCGCACCGCGTCGATCGGCCTGTTCTTCCTCATCTGGGAAATCGCCGGCCGCATACCGATCAGCTTCGCCTTCCCGACCTTTCTGGAGACGCTGCGCGCCTTCGTGACGATGACGCTCGATGGCTCCTTCGTCGCCGCCTATGCGCAGACGCTGCAGCCGCTCGTCATCGGTATCGCGATCTCCGCCCTCATCGGCATCGGGCTCGGCATCGTCATGGGCCTCTCGCGCTTCGCCGAGTGGCTGGTGGCGCCGGTCTTCATCGTCGTGCAGGCCGCGCCCATGGCCGCGCTGATCCCGCTCATCACCTTCGTCTACGGCATCGGCCTGGTGTCGAAGACGCTGGCGGTGATCATGCTCGCCCTGCCGGTGATCGCGCTCAACGGCTACAAGGCGGTGCGCAATGCCAATCCGTCATTGGTTGCGATGTGCTACTCGTTCCAGGGCACATGGTGGCAGCGCATCACCAAGATCATCATACCGGACGCCAGCCCGGTCATCTTCGCGGGGCTGCGGCTGGGTCTGGCCGCCGGTTTCATCGGCGTCATCCTCGCCGAACTGCTGATCACCCCGACAGGCATCGGCGATCTCATCACCTATCACCGCTCGGTGGCGGACTACCCGGAAATGTACGCCGCGGTGGTCTCCATCATCCTCGTGTCCACCCTCACGCTCGCCGCGCTTGAGGCTTTCGAGCTTCGCGTGCTGCGTCCCGAGAAGAGGAAGTCCTGA
- a CDS encoding ABC transporter ATP-binding protein, which yields MRNITAEAATAATRTAGSDVAVEVRGICKMYNEVEALRSIDLDFPAGKLTTLLGPSGCGKTTLLKIIAGLIPATAGEIRVNGKTVTGPGPERAFVFQDFALMPWATVMRNVAFGLELKGMGKDERQAIAHKYIAEVGLSGFESKFPHELSGGMRQRVGLARAFAVNADVLLLDEPFSAVDEQNRRKFQEDLLELVEKEKKTFIFVTHSIEEAVYCSDRIVILSRRPGRIAQIIEPEIDRSASPDAIRRDQGYLDTVEEIWQGLKRYVD from the coding sequence ATGCGGAACATCACCGCCGAGGCGGCCACCGCCGCCACCCGGACCGCCGGCTCCGACGTCGCCGTCGAGGTCCGGGGCATCTGCAAAATGTATAACGAGGTCGAGGCGCTGCGCTCCATCGACCTCGACTTCCCCGCCGGCAAGCTCACCACGCTGCTCGGGCCTTCCGGCTGCGGCAAGACCACGCTGCTCAAGATCATCGCCGGCCTCATCCCGGCGACGGCGGGCGAGATCCGCGTGAACGGCAAGACCGTCACCGGCCCCGGCCCCGAGCGCGCCTTCGTCTTCCAGGACTTCGCGCTGATGCCTTGGGCGACGGTGATGCGCAACGTCGCCTTCGGCCTCGAACTGAAGGGCATGGGCAAGGACGAGCGCCAGGCGATCGCCCATAAATACATCGCCGAGGTCGGCCTCTCCGGCTTCGAGAGCAAGTTCCCGCACGAGCTTTCCGGCGGCATGCGCCAGCGTGTCGGCCTCGCCCGCGCCTTCGCGGTGAACGCCGACGTGCTCCTCCTCGACGAGCCGTTCTCGGCGGTGGACGAGCAGAACCGCCGCAAGTTCCAGGAGGACCTGCTCGAACTGGTGGAGAAGGAGAAGAAGACCTTCATCTTCGTCACCCATTCCATCGAGGAGGCGGTCTACTGCTCGGACCGCATCGTCATCCTGTCGCGCCGGCCCGGCCGCATCGCGCAGATCATCGAGCCGGAGATCGACCGCTCCGCCTCTCCCGACGCCATCCGCCGCGACCAGGGCTATCTCGACACCGTCGAGGAGATCTGGCAGGGCCTCAAGCGCTACGTCGACTAG
- a CDS encoding ABC transporter permease yields the protein MTLFGFRVPMMASLVVWCVVWEIVGRSGAMFLIPPLSNVLVAAVALVQTGTWQAAALTTLNSFLVGMAFAIVAGVAIGVLMGRSKTADNLLGIWVNIFVSAPLSALVPVLMILFGMGETTVVVTVFLFAVWIIVLDTRAGVQGVPPSLIEMGRSYGASRATLYGKIILLAALPEILAGIRLGVVRGVKGVVIGQLLVSIIGYGELFELYSRNFDMENFWALTIILFAAAMGLSALIESIEKRVDYYAGVR from the coding sequence ATGACCCTTTTCGGTTTTCGCGTCCCGATGATGGCCTCGCTGGTTGTCTGGTGCGTCGTGTGGGAGATCGTGGGGCGCTCCGGGGCGATGTTCCTCATTCCCCCGCTCTCGAATGTGCTGGTGGCGGCCGTGGCGCTGGTGCAGACCGGCACCTGGCAGGCGGCGGCGCTCACCACACTGAACAGCTTCCTCGTCGGAATGGCGTTCGCGATCGTCGCCGGCGTCGCCATCGGCGTGCTCATGGGGCGCTCGAAGACGGCGGACAACCTGCTCGGCATCTGGGTGAACATCTTCGTCTCGGCGCCGCTCTCGGCGCTGGTGCCGGTGCTGATGATCCTGTTCGGCATGGGCGAGACCACCGTCGTCGTCACCGTCTTCCTGTTCGCGGTCTGGATCATCGTGCTGGACACGCGGGCCGGCGTTCAGGGCGTGCCGCCCTCGCTGATCGAGATGGGCCGCAGCTACGGCGCCTCGCGCGCCACGCTCTATGGCAAGATCATCCTTCTGGCCGCGCTGCCGGAAATCCTCGCCGGCATCCGGCTTGGCGTGGTGCGCGGCGTGAAGGGCGTGGTGATCGGCCAGTTGCTGGTGTCGATCATCGGCTATGGCGAGTTGTTCGAGCTTTACTCGCGCAATTTCGACATGGAAAACTTCTGGGCACTGACGATCATCCTCTTCGCTGCGGCGATGGGATTGTCGGCCCTGATCGAAAGCATTGAAAAACGCGTCGACTATTATGCAGGAGTACGCTGA
- a CDS encoding fumarylacetoacetate hydrolase family protein, translated as MNAPIDNSAYVITPPGIPTLPVEGSDKLFPIHRIYCVGRNYAEHAIEMGHDPDKEPPFFFQKNPDNVITDGTFPYPDKSKDVHYELEMLVAIGKGGVNIPVEKAMEHVWGYGIGLDMTRRDLQGEAKKLGRPWEVGKAFEASAPCSALVPAAKIGHPTDGKVWLNVNGTPRQLGDLNQMIWKVPEMISYLSGLFVLQPGDVIMSGTPAGVGAIVRGDLLEGGVDGVGTLTVKVV; from the coding sequence ATGAACGCGCCCATCGATAATTCCGCCTACGTGATCACGCCTCCTGGCATTCCGACGCTTCCCGTCGAAGGCTCGGACAAGCTGTTCCCGATCCACCGCATCTACTGTGTCGGCCGCAACTACGCCGAGCACGCCATCGAAATGGGGCACGATCCCGACAAGGAGCCGCCCTTCTTCTTCCAGAAGAACCCCGACAACGTCATTACCGACGGCACCTTCCCCTATCCCGACAAGTCGAAGGACGTGCATTACGAGCTCGAAATGCTCGTCGCCATCGGCAAGGGCGGCGTCAACATCCCGGTCGAGAAGGCGATGGAGCACGTCTGGGGCTACGGCATCGGGCTCGACATGACCCGTCGCGACCTGCAGGGCGAGGCCAAGAAGCTCGGCCGCCCGTGGGAAGTGGGCAAGGCGTTCGAGGCCTCCGCGCCCTGTTCGGCGCTGGTGCCGGCGGCGAAGATCGGCCATCCCACCGACGGCAAGGTGTGGCTGAACGTGAACGGCACCCCGCGCCAGCTCGGCGACCTCAACCAGATGATCTGGAAGGTGCCGGAGATGATCTCCTACCTCTCCGGCCTGTTCGTGCTCCAGCCGGGCGACGTCATCATGTCCGGCACGCCGGCCGGCGTCGGCGCCATCGTGCGCGGCGACCTGCTCGAAGGCGGGGTCGACGGCGTCGGCACCCTGACCGTCAAGGTGGTCTGA
- a CDS encoding GntR family transcriptional regulator: MKLQQLFQEPLHEQAYAALREALRTGRFKPGQAMTIRGLGKDLGISATPVREALQRLIASQALQLQPNRTIIVPVLTRRRFQEITKVRVRLEGLAALEAAPRLTGRDIAELEALSAAMTADIRDRRFNDYLANNERFHFRIYEASGMGFLRELIDLAWLQTGPWLNALASEGRFHAIANTVHDEIIGLASAGDANGVSEAVQRDILEAARLLMRFLDDEEDIRPLAVAG, from the coding sequence ATGAAGCTGCAGCAACTCTTTCAGGAGCCGTTGCACGAACAGGCCTATGCCGCACTGCGGGAAGCCTTGCGGACCGGGCGTTTCAAGCCCGGACAGGCGATGACGATCCGCGGGCTCGGCAAGGATCTGGGCATCTCGGCGACACCCGTGCGCGAGGCGTTGCAGCGCCTCATCGCCTCGCAGGCGCTGCAATTGCAGCCCAACCGCACCATCATCGTGCCGGTGCTCACCCGCCGCCGTTTCCAGGAGATCACCAAGGTCCGGGTGCGGCTGGAAGGGCTGGCGGCGCTCGAGGCGGCGCCGCGCCTCACCGGCCGCGACATCGCCGAGCTGGAGGCCCTGTCGGCGGCGATGACGGCGGATATCCGCGACCGGCGCTTCAACGACTATCTCGCTAATAATGAGCGGTTCCATTTCCGCATCTATGAGGCATCGGGCATGGGTTTCCTGCGCGAACTCATTGATCTTGCTTGGCTTCAGACGGGGCCTTGGCTGAACGCGCTGGCTAGCGAGGGGCGCTTCCACGCCATCGCCAACACCGTTCACGATGAAATCATCGGCCTTGCCTCGGCCGGCGACGCCAATGGCGTGAGCGAAGCGGTGCAACGCGATATTCTCGAAGCCGCGCGCCTGCTCATGCGCTTCCTCGACGACGAGGAGGACATCCGCCCGCTGGCCGTGGCCGGCTAG
- a CDS encoding carbohydrate ABC transporter permease, with product MQWASHLILGSASAMVLLPLVWVLRTSFADKVVAYQMPPDLFFAPTLDNYRDVLLRFDFGSFFLNSLIVALLTTAIALLLGALAAYAIDRFRTGGAVMPLAILATQMMPPIVLVIPFFLIFKRLGLADSHAGLVITYLTFNLPYVVWLLVSFFKRVPRELDEAALIDGAGPFTVFWRIVLPAALPGIGAAAVLSFVLCWNEFLFALMLTGQQTKTLPVAISSLVTQQGTAIGAVCASTMLAIAPMVLIYFAIRKLLVAGLSLGAVKG from the coding sequence GTGCAGTGGGCATCCCACCTCATTCTGGGCAGCGCCTCGGCGATGGTGCTGCTGCCGCTGGTGTGGGTCCTGCGCACCTCCTTCGCCGACAAGGTGGTGGCCTATCAGATGCCGCCCGACCTGTTCTTCGCGCCCACGCTCGACAATTACCGCGACGTGCTGCTGCGCTTCGATTTCGGCTCCTTCTTCCTGAACAGCCTGATCGTCGCGCTGCTCACCACCGCCATCGCCCTGCTGCTCGGCGCGCTCGCCGCCTATGCGATCGACCGCTTCCGCACCGGCGGGGCGGTGATGCCGCTGGCCATACTCGCCACGCAGATGATGCCGCCCATCGTCCTCGTCATTCCGTTTTTTCTCATCTTCAAGCGGCTCGGCCTCGCCGACAGCCATGCCGGCCTCGTCATCACCTACCTGACCTTCAACCTGCCCTATGTGGTCTGGCTGCTGGTGAGCTTCTTCAAGCGGGTGCCGCGCGAGCTTGACGAGGCGGCGCTGATCGACGGTGCCGGCCCGTTCACCGTGTTCTGGCGCATCGTGCTGCCGGCGGCGCTGCCGGGCATCGGCGCGGCGGCGGTGCTCTCCTTCGTGCTGTGCTGGAACGAGTTCCTGTTCGCCCTGATGCTCACCGGACAGCAGACCAAGACGCTGCCGGTCGCCATTTCCAGCCTGGTGACGCAACAGGGCACGGCCATCGGCGCGGTGTGCGCCTCCACCATGCTCGCCATCGCGCCGATGGTGCTCATCTACTTCGCGATCCGAAAGCTTCTCGTTGCCGGGCTCAGCCTCGGCGCGGTGAAGGGCTGA
- a CDS encoding extracellular solute-binding protein: MTRVKFGTSAAVLAFLAAASPAFAASDVCKGSDINILMETVPDTEALQAIKGDFEKQFGAKVNIEAVNYSLMHEKLVPSLTAPTSSYDVLVVDSYWVGEFKTAGWIRDLDAWIARDKIDTSLYFPALMALNGTVQGKTYMLPFWQYAMGILYRKDIVEDPTFQAAYKEQFKRDWRIPATLEEFAEVVKWSGKQKDMYGIAMAAQRADPVVMEATNYLFAEGGDFYDRKTWKPTMDTPEAAKAVTIYADLINSAAQPGALGANFDDVANTLKQGKAIFAISYLFLFPTLEDPKDSTVVGKMAFAPVPGKDSFLGAWGWAVPTNAKNPDCSWEFLKWVESKDVAYKRALAGGQPTQMWIYEDADFIKKWPAMSQVGNALAHSKGLPIMSRSTQLVETFAEVMGSVLANNVPPATALADSQDKFGRLVKGDPLLK; encoded by the coding sequence ATGACACGCGTGAAATTCGGCACCAGTGCCGCCGTGCTCGCCTTTCTCGCCGCCGCCTCGCCGGCCTTTGCCGCCAGCGACGTCTGCAAGGGCTCCGACATCAACATCCTGATGGAGACGGTGCCGGACACCGAGGCGCTCCAGGCCATCAAGGGCGATTTCGAGAAGCAGTTCGGCGCCAAGGTCAACATCGAGGCGGTCAACTACTCGCTGATGCACGAGAAGCTGGTGCCCAGCCTGACCGCCCCCACCTCCAGCTACGACGTGCTGGTGGTCGACAGCTACTGGGTCGGCGAGTTCAAGACCGCCGGCTGGATCAGGGATCTGGACGCGTGGATCGCCCGCGACAAGATCGACACCAGCCTCTATTTCCCCGCCCTGATGGCGCTGAACGGCACGGTGCAGGGCAAGACCTACATGCTGCCCTTCTGGCAGTACGCGATGGGCATCCTCTACCGGAAGGACATCGTCGAGGACCCGACCTTCCAGGCGGCCTACAAGGAACAGTTCAAGCGCGACTGGCGGATTCCGGCCACGCTGGAGGAGTTCGCCGAGGTCGTGAAGTGGTCCGGCAAGCAGAAGGACATGTACGGCATCGCCATGGCCGCCCAGCGCGCCGACCCGGTGGTGATGGAAGCCACCAACTACCTGTTCGCCGAGGGCGGCGACTTCTACGACCGCAAGACGTGGAAGCCGACCATGGACACGCCGGAGGCGGCCAAGGCCGTCACCATCTATGCGGACCTCATCAACAGCGCCGCCCAGCCGGGCGCGCTCGGCGCCAATTTCGACGACGTCGCCAACACGCTGAAGCAGGGCAAGGCGATCTTCGCGATCAGCTACCTGTTCCTGTTCCCGACGCTGGAAGACCCCAAGGACTCCACCGTCGTCGGCAAGATGGCCTTCGCCCCCGTGCCCGGCAAGGACAGCTTCCTCGGTGCCTGGGGCTGGGCCGTGCCGACCAACGCCAAGAACCCGGACTGCTCTTGGGAATTCCTGAAGTGGGTCGAGTCCAAGGACGTCGCCTACAAGCGCGCCCTTGCCGGCGGCCAGCCGACGCAGATGTGGATCTACGAGGACGCCGACTTCATCAAGAAGTGGCCGGCCATGTCGCAGGTCGGCAACGCGCTCGCGCACTCGAAGGGCCTGCCGATCATGTCGCGCTCCACCCAGCTGGTGGAGACCTTCGCCGAGGTGATGGGCTCGGTCCTGGCCAACAACGTGCCTCCGGCGACGGCGCTGGCGGATTCGCAGGACAAGTTCGGCCGTCTCGTGAAGGGCGATCCGCTGCTCAAGTGA
- a CDS encoding carbohydrate ABC transporter permease: MTTATMRAGSPGRRRNLAQYVFVAPAVIVLALVVAAPLLYSIYLSFQEYIITYGMGDFAGFANYLAVLSDDFAHVSWVTLKLTVLCVVFEFVIAFGLALLLNQPHLPGRSFYLIVLMIPVLMTPVAVALMFRLMFNPSLGIVNWLISLVGIPPQGWFGDPHLALATVIFVDIWHETSLMLLMLYAGLKAMPSEPVEAARIDGASRLQILRYVTWPLMKPIIMVTLMIRMIAALKSYDLIYMLTQGGPGKATETISFYAYRLGFRFLDIGQAAAVSFILLIVVTLLTLVLLRTMREN, translated from the coding sequence ATGACCACCGCCACGATGAGGGCCGGTTCCCCCGGCCGCCGCCGCAATCTCGCGCAGTACGTCTTCGTCGCTCCGGCGGTGATCGTGCTGGCGCTGGTTGTCGCCGCGCCCCTGCTGTACTCGATCTATCTGAGCTTCCAAGAATACATCATCACCTACGGCATGGGCGACTTCGCCGGCTTCGCCAATTATCTGGCGGTGCTGTCGGACGACTTCGCCCATGTGTCATGGGTGACGCTGAAGCTCACCGTGCTGTGCGTGGTCTTCGAGTTTGTCATCGCCTTCGGCCTCGCCTTGCTGCTCAACCAGCCGCATCTGCCGGGGCGCTCCTTCTACCTCATCGTGCTGATGATCCCGGTGCTGATGACGCCGGTGGCGGTCGCGCTGATGTTCCGGCTGATGTTCAACCCGAGCCTCGGCATCGTGAACTGGCTCATCAGCCTCGTCGGCATTCCGCCGCAGGGCTGGTTCGGCGACCCCCATCTGGCGCTCGCCACCGTCATCTTCGTCGACATCTGGCACGAGACCTCGCTGATGCTGCTCATGCTCTATGCCGGGCTCAAGGCGATGCCGAGCGAGCCGGTCGAGGCCGCGCGCATCGACGGCGCCAGCCGGCTCCAGATCCTGCGCTACGTGACGTGGCCGCTGATGAAGCCGATCATCATGGTCACGCTGATGATCCGCATGATCGCGGCGCTCAAGAGCTACGACCTCATCTACATGCTGACCCAGGGCGGCCCCGGCAAGGCGACGGAGACCATCTCCTTCTATGCCTACCGCCTCGGCTTCCGCTTCCTCGACATCGGGCAGGCGGCCGCCGTCTCCTTCATCCTTCTGATCGTCGTCACCCTGCTGACGCTGGTGCTGCTGCGCACCATGCGGGAGAACTGA